From the Bacteroidia bacterium genome, one window contains:
- a CDS encoding response regulator transcription factor — MPETITVVIADDHPVFRKGLYDAMIRNMSYKIVGEAADGKEAYRLIKKLLPTLAILDIEMPGLNGLDVARRINDENLPVRVIILSMYDEQALFNKAIDAGVKGYILKESAVGDLLAGLSVVAEGKYYFSPTLTSFLVRRNLAQQSSEKPTRIAANLTPTEQEILHLISESLSSREIAERLYVSLRTIETHRYNISHKLGLNGSYALLRFALGHKDEL; from the coding sequence ATGCCTGAAACCATCACTGTGGTGATCGCCGATGATCATCCGGTATTCCGCAAAGGTCTTTACGATGCAATGATACGAAATATGTCATACAAGATCGTTGGAGAAGCAGCAGACGGCAAAGAGGCGTACCGCCTGATTAAAAAACTTCTGCCGACGCTCGCAATCCTTGATATCGAAATGCCGGGGCTGAACGGACTCGATGTCGCCCGACGCATCAATGATGAGAATCTACCTGTTCGTGTAATAATCCTGAGCATGTATGATGAGCAGGCTCTTTTCAACAAAGCCATCGATGCCGGCGTGAAGGGTTATATCCTGAAGGAATCGGCGGTGGGTGACCTCCTCGCTGGTCTCTCGGTCGTGGCTGAAGGGAAGTACTACTTCAGTCCTACTCTTACGAGTTTTCTTGTGAGAAGAAATCTCGCGCAACAAAGCTCTGAGAAACCAACAAGAATTGCGGCGAACCTTACCCCGACGGAGCAGGAGATCCTGCATTTGATATCCGAATCATTATCCAGCCGTGAAATCGCAGAGCGGCTGTATGTCTCCCTTCGCACCATCGAAACACATCGCTACAACATAAGCCACAAACTCGGGCTAAATGGGAGTTACGCGCTGCTCCGTTTTGCACTTGGTCATAAAGACGAACTCTGA
- a CDS encoding OmpA family protein produces the protein MAHKAVRLMLLMLLLATGMSNAQVAGGHVAFGFEGGGVKYWGEFTDNQFWLAGDGFARYNIIPYLSLHAVVGFGQARYKIDNTIIRERPEYFGPGNTLGGLYPGTSALIEEKNALRFSTYDLVLSINAFPSQRVVPFIFGGVGMLEWNAANIYSNEKLPNIANDKYEARQLSIPLGFGFESYLTSNLVLNGRATMRLTGTDFFDDVLEEGSSDDAFLTFGIGLSYYLFGTRDTDKDGLNDEEEERIGTDPKNPDTDGDGLNDYEEVRIYTTDPKKADSDGDNLTDFDEIKLHNTSPIKPDTDSDGLNDGEEIARKSDPMTADSDGDGLLDGDEVRDHKTDPIRVDTDEDGLPDGEEIRKFKTDPAARDTDADGLTDGEEVNTTNTNPMLADSDGDGLRDGDEVQRYKTNPKEVDSDNDRLSDGDEVLKHKTNPLDPDTDKDRLKDGEELSDRYRTDPLNPDTDGDTIIDSEDDCPLIRGVKSEEEGRNGCPAAPKVGTRVDFPDIFFIVNTDEFNYEFPQTAANLDTLLAFVRQCEGLRIRIEGHASSEGNPTRNQELSEMRANRVRAWLIERGIKPEVIAQTAGYGSSQPKVKEPTGKTLRKMTAAQIEAIRKLNRRISIVVTQTCDK, from the coding sequence ATGGCACACAAAGCAGTTCGTCTCATGCTGCTCATGCTGCTCTTGGCCACCGGCATGTCAAACGCACAGGTCGCAGGCGGCCATGTGGCGTTCGGATTCGAGGGAGGAGGCGTGAAATACTGGGGAGAATTCACCGATAACCAATTCTGGCTCGCCGGTGATGGGTTTGCGCGTTATAACATCATTCCGTATCTGTCGCTGCATGCCGTCGTGGGTTTCGGGCAGGCGCGCTATAAAATTGACAACACCATTATTCGGGAACGTCCGGAATACTTCGGACCGGGCAATACCCTGGGAGGGCTGTACCCCGGTACGAGCGCCCTGATCGAGGAGAAAAACGCGTTACGCTTCTCCACCTACGATCTCGTGCTCTCCATCAATGCGTTCCCGTCGCAGCGTGTCGTTCCCTTCATCTTCGGAGGAGTCGGCATGCTCGAATGGAATGCGGCAAACATCTACTCCAACGAGAAGTTGCCCAATATCGCGAACGACAAGTACGAAGCCAGGCAGTTGTCGATACCTCTCGGCTTCGGCTTCGAATCCTACCTGACCAGCAATCTCGTGCTCAACGGCAGAGCGACGATGCGCCTGACGGGGACGGATTTCTTCGACGACGTCTTGGAGGAGGGCAGCAGCGATGATGCCTTCCTGACCTTCGGCATCGGCTTATCCTATTATCTCTTCGGCACCCGCGACACGGATAAGGATGGCCTCAACGATGAGGAAGAGGAGCGCATTGGCACGGATCCCAAAAATCCTGACACGGATGGGGACGGACTCAACGATTACGAAGAGGTGCGAATCTATACCACGGATCCGAAGAAAGCGGATTCGGACGGCGACAATCTTACGGATTTCGATGAAATCAAACTGCACAACACGTCACCCATCAAACCGGACACGGACAGCGACGGCCTCAACGACGGCGAGGAAATCGCCAGAAAATCCGATCCCATGACGGCGGACAGTGACGGCGACGGTCTGCTGGACGGAGATGAGGTGCGGGATCACAAAACCGATCCCATCAGGGTGGACACGGATGAGGATGGTCTCCCCGATGGGGAGGAGATCAGGAAGTTCAAAACCGATCCGGCCGCGCGGGACACGGACGCCGACGGACTGACCGACGGTGAAGAGGTGAACACCACCAACACCAATCCCATGCTCGCGGACAGCGACGGGGATGGCCTGCGCGACGGTGATGAGGTGCAGCGCTATAAAACCAATCCGAAGGAAGTGGATTCGGACAACGACCGCCTGAGCGATGGTGATGAAGTGCTCAAACACAAGACGAATCCCCTCGATCCGGATACCGACAAAGATCGCCTCAAGGACGGTGAGGAACTCAGTGATCGCTATCGCACCGATCCTCTCAATCCCGATACCGACGGCGACACCATCATCGACAGCGAGGACGACTGTCCGTTGATCCGCGGCGTGAAGAGCGAAGAAGAGGGGCGCAACGGTTGTCCCGCCGCGCCGAAGGTGGGTACAAGAGTGGACTTCCCGGATATCTTTTTCATCGTGAACACCGATGAGTTCAACTACGAATTTCCGCAGACCGCCGCCAACCTCGATACGCTGCTCGCGTTCGTACGGCAATGCGAAGGCTTGCGGATTCGCATCGAGGGCCACGCCTCTTCCGAAGGCAATCCCACACGCAATCAGGAACTGTCGGAGATGCGCGCCAATCGTGTGCGCGCGTGGCTGATCGAGCGCGGCATCAAGCCAGAGGTTATTGCGCAGACTGCCGGTTACGGATCCAGCCAGCCCAAGGTAAAGGAACCCACCGGCAAGACCTTGAGAAAGATGACGGCCGCGCAAATCGAAGCCATTCGCAAACTCAACCGCCGCATCTCCATCGTTGTGACACAGACCTGCGATAAATAG
- a CDS encoding GH92 family glycosyl hydrolase, which yields MANRNRSGVCRASVLQCAMFVALILVSATLGLPAQEIRYTEYVNPFIGTDRMGHTFPGAVAPFGFVQLSPDTDTISYEKDGAYNPRVYEYCAGYQYRDSTIVGFSHTHFSGTGRADLGDFLIMPTTGEVQLNPGIAQNPDGGYRSRFSHDTESAGPGYYRVRLDDYAIVAELTATERVGFHRYTFERGGAANIILDLMHGIYNTPEKNVWTFVRVENERLITGYRMTSGWARTRVLYFAMEFDTPFSAYGHRKYDTGIYRGFYRKFDESKNFPEMAGRQLRAYFSFDTREGETVQIKFALSAVSTEGALNNLRTETPDWDFSKTRAATSEQWNRELARVHADFLSDDDRTVFYTALYHSFISPSLYEDVDGSYRGLDQSIHRSEGFTNYSTFSLWDTYRALHPLFTLLQPTRTNDMIESMLAHQQQSVHGMLPVWSHHANENWCMIGYHAVSVIADAAVKGVYTGDLKRALDACVATATYGPYDGIAEYMQRGYVPQERSRNSVSMTLEYAYDDWAISRLAALAGNSDAEDTFRRRSGFWRHCYDPSIGFMRPKSADGVWMRDFDPLGTHGQGFIEGNAWNYGLYVPHDVEGLIARMGGQTRFTAFLDSLFVMHLDDRHFEHTEDITRDGIIGSYVHGNEPGHHIPYLYNWTASPWKTETTVRMILDSMYANRPDGLCGNDDCGQMSAWYIFSALGFYPVAPGSDRYYFGSPLVRSARIHFENGNMLTITASQQKRENVHVRDIILNGRSLGRRYITHAELTEGGELEFVMGNAEFGTQNSQNKQNTQK from the coding sequence ATGGCCAATCGCAATCGTTCAGGCGTATGTCGCGCGAGTGTGCTCCAGTGCGCGATGTTCGTCGCTCTGATTCTCGTATCTGCAACGCTGGGACTTCCTGCCCAGGAAATCCGCTACACGGAGTATGTGAATCCCTTCATCGGCACCGACCGCATGGGGCATACGTTTCCCGGTGCGGTCGCTCCGTTCGGTTTCGTGCAATTGAGTCCGGATACGGACACGATCAGCTACGAGAAAGACGGTGCGTACAATCCGCGCGTGTACGAATATTGCGCGGGGTATCAGTACCGCGATTCCACCATCGTGGGTTTCAGTCATACGCATTTCAGCGGAACGGGACGTGCCGATCTGGGCGATTTCCTCATCATGCCCACCACCGGCGAAGTGCAACTCAATCCCGGCATCGCCCAAAATCCCGACGGCGGCTACCGCTCACGTTTCTCGCACGACACTGAAAGCGCCGGCCCCGGATACTATCGTGTGCGGCTCGACGACTACGCCATCGTCGCCGAGCTCACCGCGACAGAGCGCGTCGGCTTCCATCGCTACACCTTCGAGCGCGGCGGTGCGGCAAACATCATACTGGATTTGATGCACGGCATATACAACACTCCTGAAAAAAACGTGTGGACCTTCGTGCGCGTCGAAAACGAACGGCTGATCACCGGTTACCGGATGACCAGCGGCTGGGCGCGTACACGTGTGCTGTACTTCGCGATGGAATTCGATACACCGTTCAGCGCGTACGGACACAGGAAATACGACACGGGAATCTACCGGGGCTTTTACAGAAAATTCGACGAGTCGAAGAATTTTCCGGAAATGGCGGGCCGGCAGCTTCGTGCATACTTTTCCTTCGATACGCGCGAAGGCGAGACGGTTCAGATCAAATTCGCGCTCTCGGCGGTGAGCACCGAAGGCGCGCTGAACAACCTCCGGACGGAAACACCTGATTGGGACTTTTCGAAAACCCGGGCCGCGACATCGGAGCAATGGAACAGAGAGCTCGCCCGCGTCCACGCCGACTTCCTCTCCGATGACGATCGCACCGTCTTCTACACCGCGCTGTATCACAGTTTCATCAGTCCATCGCTGTACGAAGACGTCGACGGATCCTATCGTGGTCTCGATCAGAGCATTCACCGTTCGGAGGGCTTCACGAATTACAGCACGTTTTCCTTGTGGGACACGTACCGCGCGCTGCATCCCCTGTTCACACTCCTGCAGCCAACGCGGACGAACGACATGATTGAATCCATGCTCGCGCATCAGCAACAAAGCGTGCACGGCATGCTCCCGGTATGGTCGCATCACGCGAATGAGAACTGGTGCATGATCGGCTATCACGCTGTGTCCGTGATCGCCGACGCGGCCGTGAAAGGAGTGTACACCGGCGATCTCAAGCGCGCACTCGATGCCTGCGTCGCCACCGCGACCTATGGTCCCTACGACGGCATTGCCGAGTACATGCAACGCGGATATGTACCCCAGGAGCGGAGCCGCAACTCGGTCAGCATGACGCTGGAATACGCCTACGACGACTGGGCCATCTCGCGGCTCGCCGCGCTTGCCGGAAACAGCGACGCTGAGGATACCTTCCGCCGCCGATCCGGGTTCTGGCGGCACTGCTACGACCCCTCCATCGGATTCATGCGTCCGAAAAGCGCGGACGGTGTATGGATGCGCGATTTCGACCCGCTCGGCACGCACGGGCAGGGCTTCATCGAAGGAAACGCCTGGAATTACGGCCTGTACGTTCCGCATGACGTCGAGGGATTGATTGCGCGCATGGGTGGGCAGACGCGCTTCACCGCTTTCCTCGACTCACTGTTCGTGATGCACCTCGACGACCGGCACTTCGAACACACGGAAGACATCACGCGCGACGGCATCATCGGCAGCTATGTGCACGGCAACGAGCCGGGACATCACATCCCCTATCTGTACAATTGGACTGCGTCGCCATGGAAAACGGAGACGACAGTCCGCATGATCCTGGACAGCATGTACGCCAACAGGCCGGACGGACTGTGCGGCAACGACGACTGCGGACAGATGAGCGCCTGGTACATTTTCAGCGCACTGGGCTTCTACCCTGTCGCTCCCGGATCCGACCGGTATTATTTCGGGAGTCCCCTCGTGCGTAGCGCCCGCATTCATTTCGAGAACGGAAACATGCTCACCATCACCGCCTCACAACAGAAACGCGAGAACGTCCATGTACGCGATATCATTCTCAACGGACGCTCCCTCGGTCGGCGCTATATCACACATGCCGAGCTGACTGAAGGCGGGGAGTTGGAGTTCGTAATGGGAAACGCAGAATTCGGAACACAGAATTCGCAGAATAAACAGAACACGCAGAAATAA